From a region of the Bdellovibrio sp. BCCA genome:
- a CDS encoding histidine phosphatase family protein encodes MRRKIFLVRHAKSEGNLVIHTCHSEGVDYPESFRNHVDRETRVLLPEAESQINEMATKLLSILDNGVRILTSDYARTQETIQLAGVAMGREISFTVDPLLNERNWGIYEQLPLSEKNSLRRKKEADPFGVIIPNGESLNQVKSRFTTLQLKYAHVPIVLAFTHQEFIIAAICEWLDITTEQFKQMNLYVDTPNCCIVEMCENVIGVRNVKIHSDGVAKVIAPSSHDPNSYQHYENMAEIFRSELAQILAKKVA; translated from the coding sequence ATGAGAAGAAAGATCTTTCTTGTTAGACATGCAAAGTCCGAGGGTAACTTGGTGATTCATACATGCCACAGCGAGGGCGTTGATTATCCAGAATCATTCAGGAATCACGTCGACCGAGAAACTCGCGTCCTCCTGCCTGAAGCGGAGAGCCAAATCAACGAGATGGCAACTAAACTTCTGTCAATTCTTGATAACGGGGTTCGCATTCTCACTTCTGATTACGCAAGAACTCAAGAAACGATACAACTTGCGGGCGTAGCAATGGGTCGAGAAATTTCATTTACGGTGGATCCTCTTCTAAATGAAAGGAACTGGGGAATATACGAACAGCTACCGCTTTCTGAAAAGAACTCCCTGAGAAGGAAGAAAGAAGCTGATCCGTTCGGCGTGATTATTCCAAACGGGGAGAGTCTAAATCAGGTAAAATCTCGATTCACAACTCTTCAATTGAAGTACGCGCACGTTCCAATTGTGCTTGCATTTACTCATCAAGAGTTCATTATTGCAGCGATTTGCGAATGGCTTGATATTACCACTGAACAATTCAAACAGATGAACCTATATGTGGATACTCCGAACTGCTGCATTGTTGAAATGTGTGAAAATGTAATCGGGGTAAGAAATGTTAAGATTCACAGCGACGGAGTTGCAAAGGTAATTGCACCCTCGTCTCATGATCCAAATTCATATCAGCATTACGAAAATATGGCCGAAATTTTCAGATCCGAACTAGCTCAAATACTCGCGAAAAAAGTTGCCTAG
- a CDS encoding DUF1643 domain-containing protein has product MIETKEENKGTAILSECGKYRYVLTRSLNSVLRWHKPMLFIMLNPSTADASVDDPTIRRCIAFAKRAGATQLTVVNLFALRSPDPESLAKSSDPIGPENDRHIAEQIGKHKGLPIIAAWGAHKFAKDRATQIVGMYNDLFCLGKTKNGEPRHPLYVKGDQEFIKLTE; this is encoded by the coding sequence ATGATTGAAACAAAAGAAGAAAATAAGGGAACGGCTATCCTTAGTGAGTGTGGAAAATATCGATACGTTCTCACGAGAAGTTTAAATTCCGTCTTAAGGTGGCATAAGCCAATGCTTTTCATTATGTTAAATCCTTCGACGGCAGATGCTTCTGTTGATGATCCTACAATCAGAAGATGTATTGCGTTTGCTAAGCGTGCTGGGGCCACTCAGCTCACGGTAGTTAACTTATTCGCTCTTAGATCGCCGGATCCAGAATCTTTAGCTAAAAGTTCCGACCCAATCGGTCCAGAGAATGATCGACATATCGCAGAACAGATCGGAAAACATAAAGGCCTTCCAATTATTGCAGCGTGGGGAGCTCATAAGTTCGCTAAAGATCGCGCGACACAGATTGTGGGAATGTACAACGACCTATTCTGCTTAGGTAAAACAAAGAACGGCGAACCAAGACATCCGCTCTATGTTAAAGGCGATCAAGAATTCATTAAGTTGACGGAGTGA
- a CDS encoding GIY-YIG nuclease family protein, with translation MPDAKSDLKDDGELKEFFYQLKTLEKDHFYAKIWHIDIISAKDKKSAKAQIESELDVILAEKITKKETKAEFKIFIVELTNEWRKHWTTVHVCKVCETPYTHLMKKQMNEYCNSEVCSDRCNLLVRKDKIDEYRLQYGKSPPCIYKITNKESGMVYIGQTTQPVTLRWYQHMFHLTGTKFHEHVLNSKIDDWQFEVIEVVKDVKTLNEREQHWINHYDSINSGYNTATAKAEDKSKKRQKSQDASSNNDDKKEEENHEYKQSTENL, from the coding sequence ATGCCTGATGCAAAATCTGACCTGAAAGACGATGGAGAATTGAAAGAGTTCTTCTATCAATTGAAGACTCTTGAAAAAGATCATTTCTATGCCAAGATTTGGCACATTGACATCATTTCCGCCAAGGACAAAAAGTCAGCCAAGGCGCAGATTGAATCTGAACTAGATGTAATTCTTGCGGAAAAAATCACGAAAAAAGAAACTAAGGCTGAATTCAAAATCTTCATTGTTGAATTAACAAATGAATGGAGAAAACATTGGACAACCGTTCATGTTTGCAAAGTCTGCGAAACTCCTTACACACACCTTATGAAGAAACAAATGAACGAATATTGCAACTCTGAGGTGTGTTCTGATCGATGCAATCTTCTGGTGCGCAAAGATAAAATTGACGAGTATCGTCTCCAGTATGGGAAAAGCCCTCCATGCATTTATAAGATAACCAATAAAGAAAGCGGCATGGTCTATATCGGCCAGACGACTCAGCCAGTAACTCTTCGGTGGTATCAGCATATGTTCCACCTTACGGGCACAAAGTTTCATGAGCATGTATTGAATTCAAAGATCGATGATTGGCAGTTTGAGGTAATTGAGGTTGTAAAGGATGTCAAAACTCTAAATGAACGAGAGCAGCACTGGATCAACCACTACGATTCAATCAATAGTGGTTACAATACAGCTACCGCCAAAGCGGAAGATAAATCCAAAAAACGTCAAAAGAGCCAAGACGCGAGCTCCAATAATGACGATAAGAAAGAGGAAGAAAATCATGAATACAAACAAAGTACAGAAAATCTATAA
- the ligA gene encoding NAD-dependent DNA ligase LigA, producing MNFNEAKSRYSELVKVINRHNYNYYTLDAPSITDKEYDVLYAELLMLEQEFPELIEFDSPSRRVGGPVLSGFNKVVRDVPMLSLGNTYNVEELLDFLKKVGDRETVTEFKHDGLSMEIKYVGGFYHQAATRGDGTVGEDVTENVRTIKNLPLKIESLVGTGKTVTIRGEVVIDFASFDLINRQQAEKGEKIYANPRNLAAGSVRQLDSTIAAKRPLRFIAYQILEQDQFEQQDEVLSTLAEYGFQTTINTPLVKLPLVTKDPNKIIEIYNLLQKVRAELPFPIDGLTVKVNKLKEQEELGMISKSPKWATALKFEPEEIVTKVLDIIVQVGRTGALTPVAILDPVPVGGVTVERATLHNQSEIDAMGVRIGGYVAIRRSGDVIPEVVRYLPERSCPILKVYKMKPECPECGSVAVRPEGEAIIRCTNNKCTGVVVASLAHYVSRKGMNIDKVGERLIEVLVRKGLVKKPSDLYKLSEEQLLTLEKQGKKSVENILKNIKSTKKHTLWQFIHAMGIRHVGESTSKDLAKTFKTVEGFLLGASRAEELAKIPDVGVVMQESISRTVSSVDFQEEVREIIKNGVQIEEMVERIGGPLSGKTFLITGTLPIKRDAAKAVIEEAGGSVLGSVSNKLNFLIVGDDPGDKVEKAKSKGAVVLNWDGVLKMIAA from the coding sequence GTGAATTTTAATGAGGCCAAATCTCGTTATTCTGAGTTAGTTAAAGTCATCAACCGCCATAACTACAACTATTATACGCTCGATGCTCCTTCGATCACAGATAAAGAATATGACGTTCTTTATGCTGAACTTTTGATGCTTGAACAGGAGTTTCCGGAGCTTATTGAGTTCGACTCCCCATCAAGACGCGTTGGTGGCCCTGTCCTTTCAGGGTTCAATAAGGTTGTTCGCGATGTTCCTATGTTGAGCCTCGGGAATACCTACAATGTGGAAGAGCTACTTGATTTTCTAAAAAAGGTTGGAGATCGAGAAACAGTCACCGAGTTTAAACACGATGGCCTTTCAATGGAAATCAAGTACGTTGGAGGCTTTTACCATCAAGCAGCAACAAGGGGCGACGGTACAGTAGGTGAAGATGTCACCGAGAACGTAAGGACGATCAAGAATCTTCCTTTGAAAATCGAATCTTTGGTTGGCACTGGTAAGACAGTCACGATTCGCGGGGAGGTGGTAATTGATTTTGCTTCCTTCGATTTGATCAACAGACAGCAGGCAGAAAAAGGCGAGAAGATATACGCTAATCCGCGAAATCTGGCGGCTGGTTCAGTTCGTCAGCTCGATTCAACCATTGCTGCAAAACGGCCTCTAAGGTTCATTGCGTACCAAATTCTTGAACAGGATCAGTTTGAGCAACAAGACGAAGTGCTGTCGACTTTGGCCGAATACGGTTTTCAGACCACAATCAATACTCCGTTAGTTAAGCTTCCATTGGTAACTAAAGACCCTAACAAGATTATCGAGATCTATAATTTACTCCAGAAGGTACGTGCAGAACTACCATTCCCCATTGACGGCCTCACAGTTAAGGTGAACAAACTCAAAGAACAGGAAGAGCTTGGGATGATTTCAAAGTCGCCGAAATGGGCTACAGCTTTGAAATTTGAGCCCGAGGAAATTGTTACTAAGGTCCTCGATATTATCGTGCAAGTGGGGAGGACTGGCGCCCTCACTCCTGTTGCGATTTTAGATCCAGTTCCGGTTGGTGGAGTGACGGTTGAACGGGCCACTCTCCATAACCAAAGTGAAATTGATGCCATGGGAGTTCGTATTGGAGGCTACGTGGCAATTCGTCGGAGCGGCGATGTGATCCCGGAAGTCGTGCGATATCTTCCCGAGCGAAGCTGCCCAATCCTGAAGGTCTATAAAATGAAGCCAGAATGCCCAGAATGCGGATCTGTTGCAGTTAGACCTGAAGGGGAGGCCATCATCCGCTGTACCAATAATAAGTGCACAGGCGTCGTTGTAGCTTCTCTGGCGCACTATGTTTCCCGTAAGGGAATGAATATCGATAAAGTGGGCGAAAGGCTCATTGAGGTACTCGTTCGTAAGGGATTGGTTAAAAAGCCATCTGACTTGTATAAACTTTCGGAAGAACAACTGCTCACATTGGAAAAACAGGGTAAGAAATCTGTCGAAAACATCCTGAAAAACATAAAATCTACCAAAAAGCATACATTATGGCAGTTTATTCACGCCATGGGCATTCGTCACGTCGGCGAGTCGACCTCTAAAGACTTAGCCAAAACTTTCAAGACGGTAGAAGGCTTCCTTTTAGGTGCAAGTAGAGCCGAAGAGCTCGCAAAAATCCCAGATGTCGGGGTAGTGATGCAAGAGTCTATTTCTAGAACAGTTAGTTCCGTCGATTTTCAGGAAGAAGTTCGAGAAATTATCAAAAACGGCGTCCAAATTGAAGAAATGGTTGAGCGAATCGGTGGACCTCTAAGTGGTAAAACATTTCTTATCACCGGGACACTTCCTATTAAACGAGATGCTGCTAAAGCGGTCATTGAAGAGGCTGGTGGTTCCGTACTTGGTTCCGTTTCCAATAAACTGAATTTTCTGATTGTAGGGGATGACCCAGGCGACAAAGTTGAAAAGGCAAAATCGAAAGGGGCCGTCGTTCTAAACTGGGATGGTGTGCTAAAGATGATCGCCGCATAA
- a CDS encoding thymidylate synthase, with amino-acid sequence MDESFYRERGLLAADEQYKALCNRILQEAKERKDRTGVGTLSVFGHQMRFDLEAGFPLLTRKRVHFPSVLKELLWLISGSTNNNDLLARGCTIWNEWAREDGDLGPVYGKQWRRWQDKEGKEIDQLAQAISAIKNNPTSRRIIVSVWNVGEIDQMALPPCHSFFQFYVDPEERTLSCQMYQRSADVFLGLPFNIASYALLTMMVAQVCGLKAKHLVHTIGDAHIYSNHISQVEMMISRKASPMPAVTINQKVVDIDQFQEEDIVLKGYLPRPTIKGDVAV; translated from the coding sequence ATGGATGAGTCATTCTATCGAGAACGTGGTTTGTTGGCAGCTGATGAACAGTACAAAGCTCTATGTAACCGCATTCTTCAAGAAGCCAAGGAACGGAAGGATCGAACAGGGGTAGGTACGCTTTCTGTATTTGGTCACCAGATGAGATTTGATTTAGAGGCAGGTTTTCCTTTGTTGACAAGAAAAAGGGTTCATTTCCCTTCAGTTCTTAAAGAGTTGCTATGGCTTATTAGTGGATCTACAAATAATAACGATCTCCTTGCACGAGGCTGTACTATTTGGAATGAGTGGGCAAGAGAAGATGGCGATTTGGGTCCCGTTTACGGTAAGCAGTGGAGGCGATGGCAAGATAAAGAAGGGAAAGAAATTGATCAGCTTGCACAGGCAATTTCAGCAATTAAAAACAATCCGACGAGTCGACGAATCATCGTTAGCGTCTGGAATGTGGGGGAAATTGATCAAATGGCTTTGCCACCATGTCATTCATTCTTCCAGTTCTATGTAGATCCAGAGGAAAGAACTCTTAGCTGTCAGATGTATCAAAGGTCTGCTGACGTTTTCCTTGGACTTCCATTTAACATTGCAAGCTATGCGCTTTTGACAATGATGGTGGCACAAGTCTGTGGCTTAAAGGCTAAACATCTCGTACATACGATTGGAGATGCTCACATTTATTCAAATCACATTTCACAAGTTGAGATGATGATCTCACGTAAAGCCTCGCCAATGCCCGCTGTAACAATTAACCAAAAAGTGGTCGATATCGACCAGTTTCAGGAAGAAGACATAGTTCTGAAGGGGTATCTTCCTAGGCCAACAATTAAGGGAGATGTTGCAGTATGA
- a CDS encoding ATP-binding protein, whose amino-acid sequence MSKGNRGKNKLIICCWGGPGSGKTTANLALGAAFKTASYNLELNREYVKPWVWEGRAIQPGDQNYIFAKQSRVERMLMKEGVEVIITDSPMALSIMYARKYDPFDKDGASCKQMLAQHHDFCKKHGYKVEHYLIHRGNRAYNPAGRYQTESEAKNLDQNCIDLMGELNIKFQTAEKAGDILDDLRDKGYFTKEEIEEIKEKIRSQFE is encoded by the coding sequence ATGAGTAAAGGAAACAGAGGAAAAAACAAACTGATTATATGTTGCTGGGGAGGTCCAGGATCCGGTAAAACTACGGCCAATCTCGCACTAGGCGCAGCCTTTAAGACCGCGTCCTACAACCTTGAGCTTAACAGGGAGTACGTTAAACCATGGGTTTGGGAAGGTAGAGCAATTCAACCAGGTGATCAGAACTATATCTTCGCTAAGCAATCCCGTGTAGAGAGAATGTTAATGAAAGAGGGTGTCGAAGTTATCATTACCGACTCACCTATGGCTCTCTCAATCATGTACGCCAGAAAGTACGATCCTTTCGATAAAGACGGTGCGAGCTGTAAGCAGATGCTTGCTCAACACCATGACTTCTGTAAAAAACATGGATATAAAGTGGAGCATTATCTTATACACCGGGGCAACCGAGCTTATAACCCCGCTGGAAGATATCAAACTGAAAGTGAGGCAAAGAATCTAGACCAAAATTGTATCGATCTCATGGGTGAGCTGAATATCAAGTTCCAAACAGCTGAGAAAGCTGGTGACATACTTGATGACCTTAGAGATAAAGGTTACTTTACAAAAGAAGAAATCGAAGAAATTAAAGAGAAAATAAGAAGTCAGTTTGAATAA
- a CDS encoding ribonucleotide-diphosphate reductase subunit beta — protein sequence MSKKHSILDPGFDLTLRPMKYPLFYEMYETGIKNTWHVGEISFETDIKDLRGNAMTDRQKHLIKRLVAFFATGDTIVSNNLVLNLYKHINSPEARMYLSRQLFEESVHIQFYLTLLDNYIPDPNERSQAFAAIENIPSIKKKADFAMKWIDNINDLSEIKTDKDRRQFLLNLICFAACIEGLFFYAAFAYVYFLRSKGLLAGLASGTNWVFRDETCHMDFAFAVIRVAKKEYPGLFDEDLIKDVKEMLAEAIECEMAFAEDVLKEGLTGMSMKGMREYLEYCADQRFTALGIGKIYNTKNPFSFMALQDVQPVTNFFERKVAEYQVGMEGKVTLEEDF from the coding sequence ATGAGCAAAAAGCATAGCATTCTTGATCCAGGGTTTGATCTAACACTTCGTCCAATGAAATATCCATTGTTCTACGAAATGTACGAAACTGGAATTAAAAATACTTGGCATGTTGGTGAGATTAGTTTCGAAACAGACATCAAGGATTTGCGCGGAAATGCGATGACTGACAGACAGAAGCACCTCATTAAGAGGCTCGTTGCATTCTTTGCTACGGGTGACACAATTGTCAGTAACAACCTTGTCTTGAACCTATACAAGCATATTAACTCACCAGAAGCTCGTATGTATTTGTCTCGACAATTGTTTGAAGAGTCTGTTCACATTCAATTCTATCTCACACTTTTGGATAATTATATTCCAGACCCTAATGAGAGATCGCAGGCTTTTGCAGCAATCGAGAATATCCCTTCAATCAAAAAGAAGGCAGACTTTGCGATGAAATGGATCGACAACATTAATGATCTTTCGGAGATAAAAACGGACAAAGACAGAAGGCAGTTTCTTTTGAATTTGATCTGCTTTGCTGCGTGTATTGAGGGATTATTCTTCTATGCAGCTTTTGCATACGTTTACTTCTTGCGTTCAAAGGGGCTGTTGGCTGGTCTTGCCTCAGGAACAAACTGGGTTTTCCGAGATGAAACCTGCCACATGGACTTTGCTTTCGCCGTCATCCGCGTTGCGAAGAAAGAATATCCAGGGTTGTTCGATGAGGACCTGATTAAAGATGTTAAGGAAATGTTGGCTGAAGCTATCGAATGTGAAATGGCTTTTGCTGAGGATGTTCTGAAGGAGGGTCTTACTGGCATGTCCATGAAGGGTATGCGAGAGTACCTTGAGTACTGCGCCGATCAGCGTTTCACGGCCCTTGGTATTGGCAAAATCTACAATACTAAAAATCCTTTCTCATTCATGGCACTTCAAGATGTGCAGCCTGTAACGAATTTCTTTGAGAGGAAAGTAGCTGAGTATCAGGTCGGCATGGAAGGCAAAGTTACGTTAGAGGAGGATTTCTAA
- a CDS encoding AAA family ATPase, whose amino-acid sequence MNRQKIIVCITGGPSSGKSGTAHSLTGYLKDCGVFAEISQEEFKNWVLEKRPFHPGDQSYVFEVQAKKERHLMASGVGAIVTDSPLMLGILYGRLNDPYEREFKVCELLLKKHHKIAKDHGYKVEHYFMIRRENDFEDEGRIHDLKQAKVIDSDCLALMNELGIKYKSVNGASDIIEDLKEKGLI is encoded by the coding sequence ATGAATAGACAAAAAATTATCGTATGCATCACAGGTGGCCCAAGTTCTGGAAAATCGGGCACTGCTCATTCACTTACCGGATACCTCAAGGACTGTGGAGTTTTTGCTGAGATTTCTCAAGAAGAATTCAAGAATTGGGTTCTTGAAAAGCGTCCTTTTCACCCCGGAGATCAAAGCTATGTCTTCGAGGTCCAAGCGAAGAAAGAAAGACACCTCATGGCCAGTGGCGTGGGTGCAATCGTGACTGATTCTCCGCTCATGCTCGGAATCCTTTATGGTCGTTTGAATGATCCATATGAGAGAGAATTTAAGGTGTGTGAACTTTTATTAAAGAAACATCATAAGATCGCCAAAGATCATGGCTACAAAGTGGAACATTATTTTATGATTCGGCGTGAAAATGACTTTGAAGACGAGGGGAGAATTCATGATCTCAAACAAGCAAAAGTTATTGATAGTGATTGCCTAGCGTTGATGAATGAACTCGGAATAAAATATAAGTCAGTAAATGGCGCATCAGATATTATTGAAGATTTGAAGGAGAAGGGCCTAATCTAG
- a CDS encoding ribonucleoside-diphosphate reductase subunit alpha, which translates to MKVVKRSGKTEEMSYNKITARIKRSANGLKIDCALLAQKVINGVRDGISSREIDDLAIQEAANSIGLDPVFGRLAANLLSSVIEKEVAYQGISSFSGAIKNAFENGLINEETMKFVEENMIKLDRAVNKEADGNFEYFGLKTVYDRYLLKNPQSRQVIETPQYFFLRVACGLAKDVREALELYGLLSSHSYMASTPTLFNSGTRHQQMSSCYLLDSPPDSLDGIYKGYADIARLSKFAGGIGVSYSRVRADGSLIKGTNGHSNGIVPWLKTLDSSVAAVNQGGKRKGAACVYIETWHADIEDFLELRDNTGDHNRRTHHINIANWVPDLFMKRLEKSASGEKVLWSLFDPAVAPQLVDLYGDEFETEYERLEQAGLYKKQVDPSDLYARMMKTLAQTGNGWMNFKDAANRKSNQTKNKENVIHLSNLCTEILEVTSNSETAVCNLGSINLSKFVSSKGKFDFKSLEETAKTAIKYLDRVIDINFYPIPEAKESNLKWRPVGLGIMGLQDVFFKMRLPFDSAEALDLSNRIQEVIYFSALRQSCDLAKELGAHPNFKDTRAADGVLQHDLWGVSSVTKMDKKALRDDIKKHGLRNSLMIAIAPTATIASIVGVYECIEPQVSNLFKRETLSGEFMQVNRYLIEDLKRLNLWNEDIRIEIVKADGSIQNIEQIPGDLKLLYRTAWELKMKSVIDLAAGRAPFIDQSQSLNLYIENPKMGQISSMYAYAWKRGLKTTYYLRSRGASKIGKTVETSTGKQYTDSEAVVCSLENPEACEACQ; encoded by the coding sequence ATGAAGGTAGTTAAGAGAAGCGGTAAAACAGAAGAGATGAGCTACAACAAGATCACTGCGAGAATCAAGAGGTCTGCCAACGGTCTAAAAATTGACTGCGCTCTGCTCGCTCAAAAAGTTATCAATGGAGTACGCGATGGAATTTCCTCGCGTGAAATTGACGATTTAGCAATTCAGGAAGCTGCCAATTCAATTGGTTTAGACCCTGTATTTGGGCGACTAGCCGCAAATCTTCTATCTTCAGTGATTGAAAAAGAAGTCGCATATCAAGGCATCTCAAGCTTCTCTGGGGCTATTAAAAATGCCTTCGAAAACGGTCTAATCAACGAAGAAACAATGAAATTTGTTGAAGAGAACATGATCAAGCTGGATCGTGCAGTTAACAAAGAGGCGGATGGCAACTTTGAGTACTTCGGACTTAAAACAGTCTATGACCGATACCTTTTAAAAAACCCTCAAAGTCGTCAAGTAATTGAGACACCACAATACTTTTTCTTGCGCGTAGCTTGTGGTTTGGCGAAAGATGTTCGTGAAGCATTGGAATTATACGGCCTTCTTTCAAGCCATTCTTACATGGCGTCTACGCCAACACTGTTCAATTCCGGAACTCGCCATCAACAAATGTCCTCTTGCTATTTACTTGATTCTCCACCTGACAGCCTTGACGGAATCTATAAAGGCTATGCTGATATCGCTCGCCTGTCTAAGTTCGCTGGCGGAATTGGGGTATCTTACAGTCGCGTCCGCGCCGATGGTTCCTTGATTAAAGGAACTAATGGTCACTCAAATGGCATTGTGCCATGGCTGAAAACGCTTGATTCTAGCGTAGCGGCTGTAAATCAAGGTGGAAAACGTAAAGGTGCTGCCTGCGTATATATCGAGACGTGGCACGCGGACATCGAAGATTTCCTTGAATTGCGCGACAACACAGGTGACCACAACCGAAGAACTCATCATATCAATATCGCAAACTGGGTCCCTGACCTCTTCATGAAACGCCTTGAGAAAAGTGCTTCTGGAGAGAAGGTACTTTGGTCGCTATTTGACCCAGCCGTGGCTCCTCAATTGGTTGACCTATATGGCGATGAGTTTGAGACTGAATACGAGCGTCTTGAACAAGCTGGTTTGTACAAAAAACAGGTTGATCCGTCAGATCTGTATGCTCGCATGATGAAGACACTTGCTCAAACTGGCAATGGTTGGATGAACTTTAAAGATGCTGCAAACAGAAAGTCCAACCAGACAAAGAACAAAGAGAACGTGATTCACTTATCAAATCTCTGCACCGAGATTTTGGAAGTGACTTCAAACTCCGAGACAGCAGTATGCAATCTGGGATCCATCAATTTGTCTAAATTTGTTAGCTCAAAAGGAAAATTCGATTTCAAATCACTGGAAGAGACAGCGAAGACTGCAATCAAGTACCTTGACCGTGTGATCGACATCAACTTCTACCCAATCCCTGAAGCAAAGGAGTCGAACCTCAAATGGAGGCCTGTAGGTCTAGGTATTATGGGTCTTCAAGATGTTTTCTTCAAAATGCGCCTGCCGTTTGATTCGGCGGAAGCGCTTGATCTTTCCAACAGGATCCAAGAAGTTATTTACTTTTCAGCACTTCGTCAAAGCTGCGATCTTGCGAAAGAACTCGGTGCTCATCCAAATTTTAAAGACACCCGCGCCGCTGACGGCGTTCTGCAACATGACCTTTGGGGCGTATCTTCTGTCACCAAGATGGATAAGAAGGCACTTAGAGATGACATTAAAAAGCACGGACTTCGCAACTCATTGATGATCGCAATTGCTCCTACTGCAACGATTGCTTCAATCGTTGGTGTTTATGAGTGTATTGAGCCACAAGTGTCGAATCTCTTTAAGAGAGAGACTTTGTCCGGTGAATTCATGCAAGTGAATCGCTATTTAATTGAAGATTTGAAGCGTTTAAATCTTTGGAATGAAGACATTCGCATTGAGATCGTAAAGGCTGACGGCTCCATTCAAAATATTGAACAAATTCCTGGCGATTTGAAGCTGCTTTATAGAACAGCGTGGGAATTGAAGATGAAAAGCGTGATCGATCTTGCTGCTGGAAGGGCTCCGTTTATTGATCAGTCTCAGAGTCTGAATCTGTACATTGAAAACCCAAAAATGGGTCAAATTTCATCCATGTACGCGTATGCATGGAAGAGGGGATTGAAAACGACATACTATCTTCGCAGTCGTGGAGCTTCGAAGATTGGTAAGACGGTGGAGACAAGCACAGGAAAGCAGTACACGGATTCTGAGGCGGTTGTTTGCTCATTGGAGAATCCTGAAGCGTGCGAAGCTTGTCAATAG